The proteins below are encoded in one region of Candidatus Zixiibacteriota bacterium:
- a CDS encoding efflux RND transporter permease subunit, whose protein sequence is MKLSDVSIRRPVFATMMISALLVMGWFSYTDMPVELFPRIDFPFVVVQTVYPGSSAESIEIDVTKKIEDVVNEISGVRHIQSESREGYSLVVVEFELEVEGAIATQDVREKIATIRADLPEDIEEPIISQWDMDAQAIMSITIAGRRPPREVTQLVKDKIKPRLESISGVGSVRLIGGHEREIQILLNPEQMEAKQITIDDISNAVLSANLEIPGGRVNESSREYLVRVKGRLQSVNDFRSLVVKNENGTPLLLSDVALVKDTIAEQRSLSTYNGEPAVALDIVKQSGANIVDLAESVRREIKLLANELPPDIVVTVVNDNSVFITDSIHEILFNIQFGTLLAVLVIFLFLLDLRPTIITGLSIPISIIATFTAMKILGFTINMMTLTALSLAVGILIDDSIVVVENVYRRVQEGESPWRAAFSGTDEIGLAVAATTFTIMVVFLPVAFMSGIVGRVFYQFGMTVAIAVLISLFVAFTLVPMLVSRTQAPREDPDSLDPNKATGWWRLWLRIRRPLSVFSDYFERLRPRYRNLLAFSLRTRWLVALIATAAFVAAIVGAMFLPAEWMTVTDQGKMYISIETPPGTDLQSTYERVRRVEQIVTALPEVAGTYVTIGSGNTEVTEAQLLTLLTPADTRELSAIELVDSVRQLIRSVPGIKASLATEPAEGGSAKPIELSIRGDDRQELTRLVHKVQALLESVPGAVDVDNTLQEGKPELQVTVNRKLANDLGLNVASISRTIRTLVEGDDITRFKEGDVEYEVRLRLQEQFRSSAGDVGRILVASSKDVEDRDAFLVPLKQVADIEKSTAIGELRRFDRLPEVRINANAAGWAASGTIAQTLQAVADTAVQLSPGYSMSAVGQEEIRGESSTNILRALILSVIFIYLVLASQYESFFDPLSIMLSLPLSLVGAVLGLLVFGSTLNIMSQIGIVMLMGLVTKNAILLIDFVKQRRREGVDRTEAILAAGPIRLRPILMTTFATVFGMLPLALELGPGAEMRAPMARAVIGGMISSTLLTLVVVPVVYTIIDDIVVWLGRLLGLKKQETHEDIAFDQQPGPAK, encoded by the coding sequence ATGAAACTATCAGACGTATCAATCAGACGCCCGGTTTTTGCGACGATGATGATTTCGGCCCTGCTCGTGATGGGCTGGTTCTCATACACCGACATGCCGGTCGAGCTTTTCCCCAGGATAGACTTCCCGTTTGTCGTCGTGCAGACGGTCTATCCGGGATCCTCGGCTGAGTCGATTGAGATTGACGTCACGAAGAAAATCGAGGATGTCGTCAACGAAATATCGGGCGTCCGGCACATACAATCCGAGTCGCGCGAGGGCTACTCACTGGTTGTCGTTGAGTTTGAGTTGGAGGTCGAAGGCGCGATCGCCACTCAGGACGTACGTGAGAAGATTGCGACTATTCGAGCCGATTTGCCCGAAGACATCGAGGAACCGATCATCTCGCAATGGGATATGGATGCCCAGGCGATCATGTCCATCACAATCGCCGGACGTCGCCCGCCTCGCGAGGTCACGCAACTGGTAAAGGACAAGATAAAGCCGCGCCTCGAATCCATCAGCGGAGTCGGATCCGTTCGCCTGATCGGGGGACACGAGCGGGAGATCCAGATTCTGCTGAATCCCGAACAGATGGAAGCCAAGCAGATCACGATCGACGACATCAGCAATGCTGTGCTCTCCGCGAACCTGGAGATTCCGGGCGGTCGGGTCAATGAGTCGAGCCGTGAATATCTTGTTCGGGTGAAGGGCAGGCTGCAGTCGGTGAACGACTTCCGGTCGCTTGTCGTGAAGAACGAAAACGGCACGCCCCTTCTGTTATCCGATGTTGCGCTGGTCAAGGATACTATCGCAGAGCAACGGTCGCTGTCAACCTACAACGGCGAACCGGCAGTAGCGCTTGATATCGTAAAGCAGTCGGGCGCGAATATCGTAGACCTCGCCGAAAGTGTCCGCCGGGAAATCAAACTGCTCGCCAACGAACTGCCCCCGGACATTGTCGTCACTGTCGTCAACGACAACTCTGTGTTCATTACCGATTCCATTCACGAGATCCTGTTCAACATCCAGTTTGGCACGCTGCTGGCAGTGCTGGTGATTTTCCTGTTTCTCCTGGACTTGCGACCCACGATTATCACCGGGCTGTCCATACCTATCTCAATCATCGCAACGTTCACGGCGATGAAAATCCTCGGCTTCACCATCAACATGATGACGCTGACTGCGCTTTCGCTCGCCGTCGGCATCCTGATCGACGACTCCATTGTGGTCGTGGAAAATGTCTACCGAAGAGTGCAGGAAGGGGAATCGCCCTGGCGGGCGGCCTTTTCCGGCACGGACGAAATTGGATTGGCGGTCGCAGCGACGACTTTCACAATAATGGTAGTCTTCCTGCCGGTAGCGTTTATGTCCGGCATCGTCGGTCGGGTGTTCTATCAGTTCGGCATGACGGTCGCCATCGCCGTCCTTATATCACTGTTTGTCGCCTTCACGCTGGTCCCGATGCTGGTGTCGCGAACTCAGGCTCCCCGGGAGGACCCCGACTCGCTTGATCCGAACAAGGCTACCGGATGGTGGCGCCTCTGGCTTCGCATTCGTCGCCCGCTCAGCGTGTTCAGTGACTACTTCGAACGGCTTCGGCCGCGCTATAGAAACCTGCTTGCCTTTTCGCTGCGTACAAGATGGCTCGTCGCTCTTATCGCCACCGCAGCCTTTGTCGCGGCAATAGTTGGCGCCATGTTCCTCCCGGCCGAGTGGATGACTGTCACCGACCAGGGCAAAATGTACATATCGATTGAGACCCCACCCGGAACCGACCTCCAGTCCACCTACGAACGCGTCAGACGCGTGGAACAGATAGTGACGGCGCTTCCCGAAGTCGCCGGGACGTACGTTACGATCGGCTCGGGCAATACGGAGGTGACCGAGGCCCAGTTACTCACGCTGCTCACCCCGGCCGATACCCGCGAACTGTCCGCGATCGAGCTTGTGGACTCGGTGCGGCAGCTCATCCGAAGCGTGCCCGGCATCAAGGCCTCGCTCGCCACCGAACCGGCGGAGGGGGGCTCAGCCAAGCCGATTGAGCTCTCGATCCGAGGCGACGACCGGCAGGAACTCACACGGCTGGTGCACAAGGTGCAGGCACTTCTGGAGAGTGTACCGGGAGCGGTCGACGTAGATAATACCTTGCAGGAAGGCAAGCCGGAGTTGCAGGTCACGGTCAACCGCAAGCTTGCCAATGACCTCGGGCTCAACGTGGCGTCAATTTCCCGCACGATCCGCACGCTGGTCGAAGGCGATGACATCACACGGTTCAAGGAGGGCGACGTCGAGTACGAGGTCCGACTGCGGCTGCAGGAACAGTTCCGCTCCTCGGCCGGTGACGTGGGCCGCATCCTCGTCGCCAGTTCCAAGGATGTTGAGGACCGCGACGCATTCCTCGTTCCCCTCAAGCAAGTGGCTGATATCGAAAAGTCCACTGCGATCGGCGAGTTGCGCCGGTTTGACCGTCTCCCCGAAGTCAGGATAAACGCCAATGCGGCCGGGTGGGCGGCCTCCGGCACCATCGCCCAGACTCTTCAGGCGGTGGCCGATACGGCGGTGCAGCTGTCACCGGGCTACTCGATGAGTGCGGTTGGACAGGAAGAAATACGTGGAGAATCGTCGACCAACATCCTCCGGGCACTCATCTTATCGGTCATCTTCATCTATCTGGTGCTGGCGTCGCAATACGAGTCGTTTTTCGACCCCCTGTCGATCATGCTTTCGCTGCCACTGTCGCTGGTAGGTGCGGTTTTGGGCTTGCTGGTTTTCGGCTCTACCCTCAATATTATGTCGCAGATCGGCATCGTTATGCTGATGGGTCTGGTGACAAAAAACGCCATCCTGTTGATTGATTTCGTGAAACAACGACGACGGGAAGGTGTTGATAGGACTGAAGCGATTCTGGCCGCCGGGCCGATCCGGTTGCGACCTATTCTCATGACTACATTCGCAACCGTTTTTGGTATGCTCCCGCTGGCACTTGAACTCGGCCCTGGGGCCGAGATGCGGGCGCCGATGGCCCGGGCCGTGATAGGCGGCATGATCTCGTCGACCTTGCTCACGCTTGTTGTCGTACCGGTCGTGTACACGATCATTGACGACATCGTAGTTTGGCTCGGCAGACTACTAGGCCTGAAGAAACAAGAGACACACGAGGATATCGCCTTTGACCAACAACCTGGTCCCGCCAAGTAA
- a CDS encoding efflux RND transporter periplasmic adaptor subunit: MTRHYHPRVVIAAVGLLLVSCSDPKQTEQSERVLAVRADIVHSRTLEMGQTYTGSLEGERQAVLFAKLAESVDSLWVKEDDRVQANEVILSLDKTGPSSKYREARSTFLNAEKNYNKMKFLFEQGAVSELEFDNAGLAYEVARADFDAVTQLVEIRTPIAGVVTAIDVRPGHQVTVGTRLATVATTNRLRVRFAVNPEEIGTFESGAKVKVTADGVSESAVGSVVAVASSADPVTRMFQVEALIDNPKGSFRPGMFVRIQYVRDLLADVVAVPRRAVIQLDGQPTVFVVVDGRAERRTVELGSEIDGLVIISRGVSVGDTLVTLGQDYLEDSVKVSISELNE, encoded by the coding sequence ATGACCAGACACTATCACCCGCGGGTCGTAATTGCCGCGGTGGGCCTTCTGTTAGTATCCTGCAGCGACCCGAAACAAACTGAGCAGAGCGAACGCGTCCTTGCGGTACGCGCGGACATCGTCCACAGTCGTACGTTGGAGATGGGGCAGACATACACCGGCTCGCTCGAAGGCGAGCGGCAGGCTGTGCTGTTCGCCAAACTGGCGGAATCGGTTGACAGCCTGTGGGTAAAAGAAGACGATCGAGTACAAGCCAATGAGGTCATACTCTCGCTGGATAAAACCGGGCCGTCATCGAAATACCGCGAAGCCCGATCCACGTTCCTCAACGCTGAGAAAAACTACAACAAAATGAAGTTTCTCTTTGAGCAGGGCGCCGTGTCTGAGCTCGAATTCGATAACGCTGGACTTGCGTATGAGGTCGCCCGCGCCGATTTCGATGCCGTAACCCAGCTCGTCGAAATCAGAACGCCGATCGCAGGTGTCGTCACGGCGATTGATGTCCGCCCGGGGCATCAGGTGACGGTCGGTACCCGGTTGGCGACCGTTGCGACGACAAATCGCCTCCGCGTCCGTTTCGCCGTGAATCCCGAAGAGATAGGCACGTTTGAGTCGGGTGCAAAAGTGAAAGTTACTGCGGATGGTGTCTCGGAAAGCGCCGTTGGCAGCGTCGTAGCGGTCGCGAGTTCCGCCGATCCGGTCACCCGAATGTTTCAGGTAGAGGCGCTCATCGACAACCCGAAAGGGTCATTTCGCCCGGGTATGTTCGTTCGGATCCAGTATGTCCGGGACCTTCTGGCCGATGTCGTCGCTGTTCCGCGGCGGGCCGTCATACAGTTGGACGGACAGCCGACCGTCTTTGTGGTCGTCGACGGCAGAGCCGAGCGGCGGACCGTTGAACTTGGTTCCGAGATTGACGGTTTGGTTATCATTAGTCGAGGCGTGTCGGTCGGCGACACGCTGGTGACACTTGGCCAGGATTATCTCGAAGACAGCGTCAAAGTCAGTATCAGCGAATTGAACGAGTAG
- a CDS encoding TolC family protein codes for MTGKTDRSLYPGRCLVVPTVIAALIMGLSPTLFSQTSLTVEEVRRRALEFNRQYLAAQQDVQIAQADVIRARADAFPQLNFTASYNRSFRIPSVFFVVGGQTTELQTGFKNSYGAQVSLSQTLWQGGKVFTAIDIATRYKRYAEAISDQVSAEVSYQAELLFFHAILAQSNLEVLQQALASNSANLDVAEKKYEQGLVSEFEVLRARVEKQNLLPQLLAAESEVKLARKRLQSFIGIDLTEPVELIDPTTDTSLSDLPNLPALTDTARFCRPEMVRARELVEISSRGIKIAKAEYWPSLEAVAAWDWQSASDDFTMSENNSNSWTAGLRLSFPLFDGFRRSGDVGERRAQFAQARLGLKQTQDDISLEVEEAYDHLIQAKKAVDIQGATIASAEEGLKIANLRYESGVGTQLEVLSAQAALTEARRIQAQAIFTFRAARAGLKKATTLGIGTEQ; via the coding sequence ATGACAGGAAAGACCGATCGCAGCTTGTACCCGGGTCGATGCCTCGTGGTACCGACAGTAATCGCAGCCCTCATCATGGGTCTGTCGCCCACCCTGTTTTCGCAGACCTCCCTGACGGTCGAAGAGGTCCGGCGGCGGGCGCTCGAATTCAACCGTCAGTATCTGGCGGCACAGCAGGATGTGCAGATCGCTCAGGCGGACGTCATCCGGGCGCGCGCCGATGCGTTTCCGCAACTCAACTTCACGGCGTCGTACAATCGAAGCTTTCGTATACCAAGCGTCTTCTTCGTAGTCGGCGGCCAAACCACGGAACTGCAGACCGGCTTTAAGAACTCTTATGGCGCTCAAGTGTCACTGTCACAGACGCTGTGGCAGGGAGGCAAAGTCTTCACCGCGATAGATATCGCGACACGCTACAAGCGTTATGCCGAGGCGATTTCCGATCAGGTGAGCGCCGAGGTCTCGTACCAGGCCGAATTGCTGTTCTTTCACGCCATTCTCGCACAGTCCAACCTGGAAGTGCTGCAACAGGCTCTGGCGTCTAACAGCGCCAATCTCGATGTCGCCGAAAAGAAGTACGAACAAGGACTTGTCTCGGAATTCGAGGTGCTTCGCGCGCGGGTGGAGAAGCAGAATCTGCTTCCTCAGTTACTGGCTGCGGAATCCGAAGTGAAACTTGCCCGCAAGCGACTTCAGTCGTTCATCGGCATCGATCTCACCGAGCCTGTCGAATTGATTGATCCGACCACCGATACGTCGCTGAGCGATCTCCCAAATCTCCCGGCGCTGACTGATACGGCTCGTTTCTGCCGGCCGGAGATGGTGAGGGCTCGGGAACTCGTTGAGATATCGAGCCGCGGCATCAAGATAGCCAAAGCCGAATACTGGCCGTCACTGGAAGCAGTGGCTGCCTGGGACTGGCAATCGGCCTCGGACGACTTCACCATGTCGGAGAACAACAGCAACTCCTGGACCGCGGGCCTTCGCCTTAGCTTTCCTCTATTCGATGGTTTTCGGCGCAGCGGCGACGTAGGTGAACGAAGAGCCCAGTTTGCGCAGGCACGCCTCGGATTGAAACAAACGCAGGACGATATCTCCCTCGAAGTCGAGGAGGCGTACGATCATCTGATACAGGCGAAAAAGGCGGTCGACATCCAGGGTGCAACCATCGCCTCAGCCGAGGAAGGGCTGAAGATTGCCAACCTCCGCTATGAGTCCGGCGTTGGAACCCAGTTGGAAGTTCTGTCGGCACAGGCCGCGCTGACCGAAGCACGCCGCATCCAGGCACAGGCCATTTTTACCTTTCGCGCCGCCCGCGCCGGATTGAAAAAAGCCACAACTCTTGGAATAGGTACGGAACAGTGA
- a CDS encoding TetR/AcrR family transcriptional regulator, whose translation MAKIRQSPKQPAEKRRRELLNAAKRLFVRKGYRGTTTEEIARAARLTKGALYYHFKSKEDILFALVDFMLDRFRTAVEPLAGTNFGPGEFARAFLEHQAADNFREFRNLLDIWVQSMRIPRIRKFLFSHYEDALSFFELHLDPAFGRSTAERRQIGIVTVAFIDGLAARLALNPASLTLEEQLQVFTRAMNTCYRFTDSRQNVS comes from the coding sequence ATGGCAAAGATCCGACAAAGCCCCAAGCAGCCGGCCGAAAAACGCCGCCGGGAACTGCTCAATGCCGCCAAGCGGCTCTTTGTCCGAAAGGGATATCGCGGAACCACCACGGAAGAAATCGCCCGAGCCGCCCGGCTGACGAAAGGGGCGTTGTATTATCATTTTAAGAGCAAAGAGGATATCCTGTTCGCGCTGGTCGATTTCATGCTGGACCGATTCCGCACCGCAGTTGAACCCCTTGCCGGCACCAACTTCGGACCGGGGGAATTTGCCCGGGCGTTCCTCGAACACCAGGCCGCAGACAACTTTCGCGAGTTCCGGAATCTTTTGGATATCTGGGTACAGTCGATGCGCATTCCGCGGATCCGCAAGTTTCTGTTTTCCCATTACGAAGACGCACTGTCGTTCTTCGAATTGCACCTCGATCCGGCGTTCGGACGATCCACCGCGGAGAGGCGGCAGATAGGGATTGTCACCGTCGCATTCATCGATGGCCTGGCGGCACGGCTGGCCCTTAACCCGGCCTCTCTCACGCTTGAAGAACAGCTTCAGGTATTCACGCGTGCGATGAATACTTGTTATCGTTTCACCGACAGCAGGCAGAACGTCTCATGA
- the corA gene encoding magnesium/cobalt transporter CorA, with product MIRSFYYLPDKGVQVIEGIADFDRMAAEPGAVLWVDMLTPTDDESFVLTHDFRFHPLAIEDVISERPRTKLDDYERYLFVVFQVVDYVGREEGLKASELDVFLTKNVLVSVHFDEHRIFDYLYHRAERDERLLSRGADILFHTLIDTAVDNYNAILDTFEYEVDQVEDDVLGESDEETLRSIFTLRRDIIQLKRIVMPQKELLYQLSRGDTPLISQKLAVYFSDIYDHLVRINDISDAYRENLISSLEVYYSAVSTKTNEVIKVLTILTAIFIPPTFLVGLWGMNFSHMPELEWDFGYYVSLGVILLIMIGMIVFFRLKKWF from the coding sequence GTGATCCGGTCGTTCTACTACCTCCCCGACAAGGGCGTCCAGGTGATTGAGGGAATCGCCGACTTCGACCGCATGGCGGCCGAACCCGGCGCCGTCCTCTGGGTCGACATGCTGACCCCGACCGACGATGAGTCGTTCGTGCTCACACATGATTTCCGATTCCACCCGCTGGCGATCGAGGACGTCATTTCGGAGCGTCCGCGGACCAAACTCGATGATTACGAACGGTATCTGTTTGTCGTGTTTCAGGTAGTCGACTATGTCGGCAGGGAAGAGGGGCTCAAGGCGAGCGAGCTGGACGTGTTCCTCACGAAAAATGTGCTCGTCAGCGTTCACTTCGACGAACACCGAATTTTTGACTATCTGTACCATCGCGCCGAACGCGATGAGCGGCTGTTGTCGCGCGGCGCTGACATCCTGTTTCATACGCTGATCGATACCGCCGTCGACAATTACAACGCCATTCTGGACACCTTCGAGTATGAGGTGGATCAGGTCGAAGATGACGTGCTGGGGGAGTCCGACGAGGAGACGCTCCGGTCGATTTTCACGCTTCGCCGCGATATAATCCAGTTGAAGCGAATCGTCATGCCGCAGAAAGAGCTGCTTTACCAGTTGTCGCGGGGCGACACCCCACTGATCTCTCAGAAACTCGCCGTGTACTTCTCGGATATCTACGACCACCTGGTCCGGATCAACGATATCTCCGATGCCTACCGGGAAAATTTGATCTCGTCGCTGGAAGTCTATTATTCGGCGGTGTCTACGAAAACGAACGAGGTAATCAAGGTACTGACCATATTGACCGCCATTTTCATTCCGCCGACGTTTCTGGTGGGCTTGTGGGGAATGAACTTCAGTCATATGCCCGAGCTGGAGTGGGACTTCGGGTACTATGTGTCACTGGGTGTTATCCTATTGATTATGATAGGGATGATCGTCTTTTTCCGCCTGAAGAAGTGGTTCTAA
- a CDS encoding lysylphosphatidylglycerol synthase transmembrane domain-containing protein has translation MFTFWKKKQFWGALIAIALLIYCVKDIRAIDIRELSSRLNYWYAIPAVLASFLFQILRGLRWRLMISHQTPIPVVRGASLYAAGQVLNTLMPVLTGQVGRMILFARKTGLRKTFIFSNIVLEVLFDAVSLIVFLIITSLAFVFPEQYRSVSFVIVALTAVLVVILYLILQYRETLEALGARWFRERWPGFYITLMKFLRSFTKGIELLKSSQHMAGILAYSLSSWLFHVLVVYFLFKSFGLDLEFAVAAAVMIINSLVLMIPITPGNAGTFEVAVSTVLTAFAVGRSDAVLFALALHLIDLLPIFILGLGYLRFQRISIKDFRAHEEKDLFDHIAEDGTLIEEEKV, from the coding sequence ATGTTCACATTCTGGAAGAAGAAACAGTTCTGGGGCGCGCTCATCGCAATTGCGCTGTTGATATACTGCGTCAAGGATATACGTGCAATAGATATTCGAGAGCTGTCTTCCCGCCTGAACTATTGGTATGCGATTCCGGCAGTCCTCGCCTCGTTTCTGTTCCAAATCCTCCGCGGGCTGCGCTGGAGGCTGATGATCTCGCACCAGACTCCCATCCCGGTCGTGCGGGGAGCGTCGCTGTACGCCGCCGGACAGGTGTTGAACACGCTCATGCCGGTGTTGACCGGGCAAGTTGGGCGGATGATCCTGTTCGCAAGAAAAACGGGTCTACGGAAAACCTTCATTTTCTCCAATATCGTGCTGGAGGTGCTGTTTGACGCCGTCAGCCTGATCGTTTTCCTGATCATTACGTCGCTCGCATTCGTCTTTCCCGAGCAGTACCGTTCCGTCTCGTTTGTCATAGTGGCCCTCACTGCTGTCTTGGTGGTGATTCTCTATCTCATTCTGCAATACCGTGAGACGCTGGAGGCGCTTGGAGCCCGCTGGTTCCGTGAACGGTGGCCCGGCTTTTACATCACCCTCATGAAGTTCCTGCGATCATTTACCAAAGGCATTGAATTGCTCAAGTCGAGCCAGCATATGGCCGGCATCCTTGCGTATTCGCTTTCTTCGTGGCTGTTTCATGTTTTGGTCGTCTATTTCCTGTTCAAGTCGTTCGGCTTGGATCTCGAATTTGCCGTCGCTGCAGCTGTCATGATCATTAACAGCCTTGTGCTCATGATTCCCATCACTCCCGGCAACGCCGGAACGTTTGAAGTCGCCGTGTCCACGGTTCTGACAGCATTTGCCGTGGGGCGTTCCGATGCAGTTTTGTTTGCGTTGGCGCTGCATCTGATCGATCTTCTCCCAATCTTCATCCTGGGTCTGGGCTACCTGCGCTTCCAGCGCATCTCGATCAAGGACTTCCGGGCGCACGAGGAGAAGGATTTGTTTGACCACATCGCCGAAGATGGTACCCTGATCGAGGAGGAGAAGGTGTGA
- a CDS encoding tetratricopeptide repeat protein: MRKLCMFAGVCAVLILAGATSLYGGTRREAFDEANVLYQERSFDSAIVLYEAILADSVESAPLYFNLGNAYFKRGDLGRAVLNYLRARRLDPGDSDIEANLAFARGFTRVQMEGVQLNPVSSLMISAVSDFRLTTLAWLSSLLFICLFVLLSLRFGLGWHGNGLRRWIIAVSLLLVVSAALTTFKYRHDFLTRWAVLTCDECPVYIGPSEDLDIELQGAPGLVVEILNQSGEWYNVLFENKRRGWIRQDLLAEV, translated from the coding sequence TTGCGTAAACTCTGTATGTTTGCCGGTGTCTGTGCGGTGCTGATCCTGGCAGGCGCTACTTCCCTCTACGGGGGCACGCGCCGGGAGGCGTTTGACGAAGCCAACGTGCTTTATCAGGAACGTTCGTTCGATAGCGCCATCGTGCTGTACGAAGCGATCCTGGCCGACAGCGTTGAATCGGCGCCGCTGTATTTCAATCTCGGCAACGCCTATTTCAAAAGGGGAGACCTTGGCCGGGCGGTACTCAACTACTTGCGCGCCCGGCGACTGGATCCCGGTGACAGCGACATTGAAGCCAACCTTGCCTTTGCCCGTGGCTTCACGCGTGTCCAGATGGAAGGCGTGCAGCTCAATCCGGTATCGAGCCTGATGATTTCCGCCGTATCGGACTTCCGTCTGACTACACTTGCATGGCTGTCATCGCTGCTGTTCATCTGTCTGTTTGTGCTCCTGTCGCTCCGCTTTGGTCTCGGCTGGCATGGGAATGGGTTACGTCGCTGGATCATCGCAGTCTCACTGTTGCTTGTCGTGTCGGCCGCATTGACAACTTTCAAATATCGCCACGACTTCCTGACCCGGTGGGCGGTTCTGACATGCGACGAGTGTCCCGTCTACATTGGACCATCGGAGGACCTCGACATCGAACTCCAGGGTGCCCCGGGTTTGGTCGTTGAGATCCTCAATCAATCCGGTGAGTGGTACAACGTGCTGTTCGAAAACAAGCGCCGTGGCTGGATTCGGCAGGACTTACTCGCTGAAGTGTAA
- a CDS encoding BatD family protein, producing the protein MTRIAHIALGAWILAAVLLVVPPVSSQVTPPPVKVDVTIDQDTIGMDEQAILQIVVAGSDQDLPAPQLPTLPRFDVYSQGRSSNISILNNQMSVSVTYRYMLLPREPGVYPIENIAVVYRNKRYVGNPIELTVVDKGQAAPPQLENNSVDQSGKSRDYFLTAEIDKNNPFVNEQVTLTLKFYIAVQYYNTPELTQPPTTGFWTEMLGNRAPYYQKISGRNYQVLEVKYALFPTQTGELTIGRALIRTTVAAPSRTKRRSIFDDFFNRGEEITVRSKPMTITVRPLPTAGRPDDFSGTIGRFDISARPDKTEVEVNQPVTVTVEITGFGNVKSVAEPEIGDLADFRVYRASSNENVTKVDDQVGGTKTFEEVFIPRRPGELEIPSLKFTYFNPRKSEYETKRTRPIKVTVTAADGYAADATMPYDGPGVSIGSQSRDIRFIKQDLGDLRKRGAVILTDPLYVAINGLPVLVMIGMAVNRVRRERLAKDVGYARSRSASRIARKRLGTAGSMASVDRTEQFYAELSRAVTSYIADKLNLSPHGLTSDKIGALLVDRGADPALVEETNGFLRECDFARFAPASINDEDIKSSLQRAEQLIVRMESVPFA; encoded by the coding sequence ATGACTCGAATCGCACACATCGCTCTCGGTGCCTGGATACTTGCGGCGGTCTTGCTTGTTGTTCCGCCCGTGTCGTCTCAGGTGACGCCGCCGCCCGTCAAGGTCGACGTGACCATCGATCAGGACACTATCGGGATGGACGAGCAGGCGATTCTACAGATTGTAGTCGCCGGGAGCGACCAGGATCTGCCGGCTCCACAATTGCCGACCCTGCCGAGGTTTGATGTGTATAGTCAGGGGAGGTCCAGCAATATCAGCATTCTCAACAACCAGATGAGCGTCTCCGTGACGTACCGGTACATGCTGCTGCCGCGTGAACCGGGCGTCTATCCGATCGAGAATATCGCCGTCGTATACCGCAACAAGCGTTATGTCGGCAATCCCATTGAATTGACGGTTGTCGATAAGGGGCAGGCCGCCCCGCCGCAACTTGAGAACAACTCAGTCGACCAATCCGGAAAATCGCGCGATTACTTCCTGACTGCGGAAATCGACAAAAACAACCCGTTTGTGAACGAGCAGGTGACCCTCACGCTCAAGTTCTATATCGCGGTGCAATACTACAACACGCCCGAATTGACACAGCCGCCCACAACCGGCTTCTGGACGGAGATGCTGGGTAACCGTGCGCCGTACTATCAGAAAATCAGCGGCCGTAACTACCAGGTGCTTGAGGTCAAATACGCCCTGTTTCCCACACAAACGGGGGAACTGACGATCGGCCGCGCGCTGATTCGCACGACAGTTGCTGCTCCCAGCCGCACGAAACGTCGGAGCATCTTTGACGACTTCTTCAACCGCGGAGAGGAAATTACCGTCCGATCCAAACCCATGACCATCACTGTACGTCCGCTGCCGACTGCCGGTCGCCCAGACGACTTCTCCGGTACGATCGGCAGGTTTGATATTTCCGCCCGGCCCGACAAGACGGAAGTCGAGGTCAATCAACCTGTGACTGTGACCGTGGAGATAACGGGCTTCGGCAACGTGAAGTCGGTGGCGGAGCCCGAGATTGGAGATCTGGCAGACTTTCGCGTGTATCGTGCCTCCAGCAATGAGAACGTAACCAAGGTGGACGACCAGGTCGGGGGGACGAAGACATTCGAAGAAGTGTTTATTCCACGCCGGCCGGGTGAACTGGAAATACCGTCGCTGAAATTCACCTACTTCAATCCCAGGAAATCGGAGTACGAAACCAAACGAACGCGACCCATAAAAGTTACGGTCACCGCTGCCGACGGGTACGCTGCCGATGCAACCATGCCGTATGACGGCCCGGGTGTCAGCATAGGGTCTCAATCTCGTGACATCAGGTTCATCAAGCAGGATCTCGGTGATTTGCGCAAACGGGGAGCCGTCATCCTCACTGACCCGTTGTATGTCGCCATTAACGGATTGCCCGTTCTGGTCATGATCGGGATGGCTGTGAACCGGGTTCGTCGTGAACGGCTCGCCAAAGATGTCGGATACGCACGGTCTCGATCGGCCTCTCGGATTGCACGAAAGCGCCTTGGCACTGCCGGCAGCATGGCTTCGGTAGACAGGACCGAGCAATTCTATGCCGAGTTGAGCCGCGCCGTTACGTCATACATCGCCGATAAGCTGAACCTGTCGCCGCATGGCCTGACCAGTGATAAGATAGGGGCATTGCTGGTCGACCGGGGAGCCGACCCCGCGCTCGTGGAAGAAACGAATGGCTTTCTGCGCGAGTGCGACTTTGCCCGCTTTGCACCGGCCTCGATCAACGACGAGGATATCAAGTCATCTTTGCAGCGTGCCGAGCAATTGATCGTGCGGATGGAGAGTGTTCCCTTTGCGTAA